The Candidatus Bathyanammoxibius amoris genome includes a window with the following:
- a CDS encoding general secretion pathway protein GspK yields the protein MKESYNLRGACFIALQKLPGKMDGTHDAVPSPKETGPEGVSEKERRKDYWRPRHEPYSLELGGRRYDVFIEDEQGRLNINFLDEDNREIFKRLLEVRGVTKGEAEVITDSLLDWLDEDDFPEPKGAESKFYESLPEPYTNRNGPLESLEELTLVKGVSPGVYERIEEDLTVSGKELKININSASSGVVHAVLGIKPKEAGKLVAFVKEKGGIKNIDELKDIFFRFGVAGMDFEEASALMTTTNSPYISIRSQGSTMRQYRLLVDKKRGEIVAVYPE from the coding sequence GTGAAGGAAAGTTATAACCTTCGTGGCGCATGCTTTATTGCCTTACAAAAACTTCCTGGGAAGATGGATGGTACACATGATGCGGTGCCGAGCCCAAAAGAAACCGGGCCTGAGGGTGTTTCAGAAAAAGAGCGCAGAAAAGACTACTGGAGACCCAGACATGAACCCTATAGTCTGGAACTCGGAGGCAGAAGATACGATGTCTTTATTGAGGATGAACAAGGGAGGTTAAACATCAATTTTCTGGATGAGGATAACAGGGAGATATTCAAGAGGCTGCTGGAAGTCAGGGGGGTTACAAAGGGCGAAGCAGAAGTTATAACTGATTCTTTATTAGATTGGTTGGATGAGGACGATTTTCCTGAACCGAAGGGTGCAGAGAGTAAGTTCTACGAATCGCTGCCGGAACCTTACACCAACAGAAATGGTCCACTGGAGTCTTTGGAAGAACTCACCCTGGTCAAGGGGGTGAGTCCGGGGGTTTACGAGAGGATAGAGGAAGATTTAACTGTTTCGGGTAAAGAGTTAAAGATTAATATAAATAGTGCCTCGAGTGGAGTTGTCCACGCAGTACTGGGAATTAAACCCAAGGAGGCAGGCAAGCTGGTCGCTTTTGTTAAGGAAAAAGGCGGTATAAAAAACATTGATGAGTTGAAGGACATTTTCTTCCGCTTTGGAGTGGCAGGAATGGACTTTGAAGAGGCCAGTGCACTCATGACGACCACCAATTCCCCTTACATAAGTATTCGTTCTCAGGGTTCCACTATGCGTCAGTACAGGTTATTAGTGGACAAAAAGCGTGGAGAAATCGTTGCAGTATACCCAGAATAA
- a CDS encoding prepilin-type N-terminal cleavage/methylation domain-containing protein, with product MYRNDTQARFHSIKGFTLLELLVALTIGVFLIVASGAIIKSSMRLMARGEKLLQGDLRKTSALEFWREQVSAIPPGYSRSAGFVGKKRDLSFITPVRLNLRGKGFVIAHYTVKKEEGSKYRLIYKEKRFTTARKAQKEKGSEGLVLLKGYDKIGFEYLGAVTEGKNPWESEWVEERHIPRALKLTLVQEKEKQDLIAPIVAMSSFLSSGQ from the coding sequence ATGTACAGAAATGATACCCAAGCCCGGTTCCATAGCATTAAGGGCTTCACTCTCCTGGAACTGCTAGTGGCATTGACCATAGGTGTTTTCCTCATCGTGGCATCCGGTGCCATCATCAAATCCTCCATGCGCCTCATGGCTAGGGGAGAGAAGCTGCTGCAGGGAGACCTCAGAAAGACCTCCGCACTGGAATTCTGGAGAGAACAGGTGTCCGCTATCCCCCCGGGTTATTCGAGAAGCGCCGGGTTTGTGGGCAAAAAGAGGGACCTGAGCTTTATCACCCCTGTGCGTTTAAATCTCAGGGGAAAAGGTTTCGTTATAGCTCACTACACCGTAAAGAAGGAAGAGGGGAGTAAGTATCGCCTGATATATAAAGAAAAGAGATTTACGACTGCACGAAAGGCCCAAAAAGAGAAGGGTTCTGAGGGATTAGTGTTACTAAAGGGTTATGATAAGATTGGATTTGAATACCTTGGAGCTGTAACGGAGGGCAAGAACCCGTGGGAGAGCGAATGGGTGGAAGAACGACACATTCCCAGAGCGTTAAAACTGACCCTTGTACAAGAGAAAGAGAAACAAGACCTTATTGCGCCGATAGTGGCTATGTCCTCTTTTTTGTCCTCTGGACAATAG